The Achromobacter deleyi genome has a window encoding:
- a CDS encoding PQQ-dependent sugar dehydrogenase: MHILRISLAAGLALTVLSACGEVARLPVEAGMGPNPQLPPPNTTLIPTVNTARAVGWPPGAHPVAASGLAVTAYAGGLDHPRWLYVLPNGDVLVAETNAPPKPEDAAGGIKAWATGVAMKRAGAKTVSANRITLLRDADHDGVAETRSVLLEGLNSPFGMALIGNQLYVANADAVMRYPYETGQTHIAAPGVKVTDLPAGINHHWTKNLLASADGARLYVSVGSNSNVGENGMDIEEGRAAIWELDVASGAKRLYATGLRNPVGMAWAPDGKTLWTAVNERDELGSDLVPDYMTSVRDGGFYGWPYSYFGQHVDTRVEPQRPELVAQAIVPDYALGPHTASLGLAWSGGAKLPEPYINGMFVGQHGSWNRDPRSGYKVIFVPFDKNQPSGPARDVLTGFLNESGQAQGRPVGVAIDAQGGLLVADDVGNVVWRVGAQP, encoded by the coding sequence ATGCACATCCTGCGTATCTCGCTGGCGGCCGGCCTTGCGCTGACGGTGCTCAGCGCCTGCGGCGAAGTCGCCAGGCTGCCGGTCGAGGCCGGCATGGGCCCGAACCCCCAATTGCCGCCTCCCAACACCACCCTCATCCCCACGGTGAACACCGCCCGGGCCGTGGGCTGGCCACCAGGCGCGCACCCGGTGGCCGCCAGCGGCCTGGCGGTGACGGCATACGCCGGCGGACTGGACCACCCGCGCTGGCTGTACGTGCTGCCCAACGGCGATGTGCTGGTGGCCGAGACCAATGCCCCGCCCAAGCCCGAAGACGCCGCGGGCGGCATCAAGGCCTGGGCCACCGGCGTGGCGATGAAGCGGGCCGGCGCCAAGACCGTCAGCGCAAACCGCATCACGCTCTTGCGCGACGCCGACCATGACGGCGTGGCCGAAACGCGCAGCGTGCTGCTGGAAGGGCTGAATTCCCCCTTCGGCATGGCGCTCATCGGCAACCAGCTTTATGTGGCCAACGCCGATGCGGTCATGCGCTATCCCTATGAGACCGGCCAGACCCATATCGCCGCCCCCGGCGTGAAGGTCACGGACCTGCCCGCCGGCATCAACCACCACTGGACCAAGAACCTGCTTGCCAGCGCGGATGGCGCCCGGCTGTATGTGTCCGTCGGCTCCAACAGCAATGTGGGCGAAAACGGCATGGACATCGAGGAAGGCCGCGCCGCCATCTGGGAGCTGGACGTGGCCAGCGGCGCCAAGCGCCTGTACGCCACGGGCCTGCGCAATCCGGTCGGCATGGCCTGGGCGCCGGATGGCAAGACGCTGTGGACGGCCGTCAATGAACGCGACGAACTGGGCAGCGATCTCGTGCCCGACTACATGACCTCGGTGCGCGACGGCGGCTTCTACGGCTGGCCCTACAGCTATTTCGGCCAGCACGTCGATACCCGCGTCGAGCCCCAGCGGCCGGAACTGGTCGCGCAGGCCATCGTGCCCGACTACGCGCTGGGTCCGCACACGGCCTCGCTGGGCCTGGCCTGGTCGGGCGGCGCGAAGCTGCCCGAGCCCTACATAAACGGCATGTTCGTCGGCCAGCACGGCTCCTGGAACCGCGATCCGCGCAGCGGCTACAAGGTGATCTTCGTGCCCTTCGACAAGAACCAGCCCAGCGGACCCGCGCGCGACGTGCTGACGGGTTTCCTCAATGAAAGCGGACAGGCGCAGGGCCGGCCGGTAGGCGTGGCCATCGACGCACAGGGCGGCCTGCTGGTGGCGGACGATGTGGGCAATGTGGTCTGGCGCGTCGGCGCGCAACCGTAG
- a CDS encoding universal stress protein has product MLNILVPVDGSDNANRAVVYARRLAQGAKYARIHLLNIQTPPRGRAGVSRLITQDMINDFYAREGREASEEARKLLDAAGVDYASHVVFGHAATEIAGYAQDHGCARIVMGTRGNGSLVNILIGSVANQVVQLAQVPVTLVK; this is encoded by the coding sequence ATGCTGAATATCCTCGTCCCCGTCGACGGCTCCGACAATGCCAACCGCGCCGTCGTGTATGCCCGCCGCCTTGCCCAGGGCGCCAAATACGCGCGCATCCATCTGCTCAACATCCAGACGCCTCCCCGCGGCCGTGCCGGCGTTTCGAGGCTGATCACGCAAGACATGATCAACGACTTCTACGCCCGCGAAGGCCGGGAGGCCTCCGAGGAAGCGCGCAAGCTGCTGGATGCGGCCGGCGTCGACTACGCCAGCCACGTCGTCTTCGGGCACGCGGCGACCGAAATCGCCGGCTATGCGCAAGACCACGGCTGCGCCCGCATCGTCATGGGCACGCGCGGCAACGGGTCGCTCGTCAACATCCTGATCGGCTCCGTCGCCAATCAGGTGGTGCAGCTGGCGCAGGTGCCGGTCACGCTGGTGAAGTAA
- a CDS encoding universal stress protein codes for MKRILIPVDGSQQALNAVKALLDARRYDPVERVDLLTVQIPLQAGKFARGLSQAEIDAYHEEEGQAAVQAASALLSEAGVPFETHIQVGAAAETIARVAGETGANEIYMGTRGLGSVSAMFMGSVATGVLHLTELPVTLVK; via the coding sequence ATGAAACGCATCCTGATTCCCGTCGACGGCTCGCAACAAGCCCTCAATGCGGTCAAGGCCCTGCTCGACGCCCGCCGCTACGACCCGGTCGAACGCGTGGACCTGCTGACCGTCCAGATTCCCCTGCAGGCGGGCAAGTTCGCGCGCGGCCTGTCCCAGGCGGAAATCGACGCTTACCACGAAGAGGAAGGCCAGGCCGCCGTGCAGGCCGCCAGCGCCTTGCTGTCCGAGGCGGGCGTTCCGTTCGAGACCCATATCCAGGTAGGCGCCGCGGCGGAGACCATCGCGCGCGTCGCCGGTGAAACCGGGGCCAACGAGATCTACATGGGCACGCGCGGCCTGGGCTCGGTCTCGGCCATGTTCATGGGGTCCGTCGCGACAGGCGTCCTGCACCTGACGGAGCTGCCCGTCACGCTGGTCAAATAA
- the murI gene encoding glutamate racemase, whose translation MLSESPIGVYDSGVGGLSVLRAIRDALPHEPLLYVADSAHVPYGEKTQDFVERRACAIADYFVSRQARAMVVACNTATAAAIALLRRRHPGLIIIGVEPAIKPAAHLTHSGVVGVFATTGTLASPKFAALVQREAPEVRILLRPCPQWVRLVEQGILSGPEAEAAVQAPVAELRQAGADVLVLGCTHFPFLRDLIQAAAGPGVPLLETGAPVARWLRHQLQERGLLHGQGPGELQLETTGVASALAELASRLLGQPLSAAATPERWR comes from the coding sequence ATGCTTTCCGAATCCCCCATCGGCGTATACGACTCCGGCGTCGGCGGCCTGAGCGTGCTGCGCGCCATCCGAGACGCCCTGCCCCACGAGCCGCTGCTGTACGTGGCCGACTCCGCCCACGTGCCCTACGGCGAGAAAACACAGGACTTCGTTGAACGGCGCGCCTGCGCGATCGCCGACTACTTCGTGTCGCGCCAGGCCCGCGCCATGGTGGTGGCGTGCAACACGGCGACCGCCGCCGCCATTGCCCTGCTGCGCCGGCGCCATCCCGGCCTGATCATCATCGGCGTGGAGCCCGCCATCAAGCCCGCGGCGCACCTGACGCACAGCGGCGTGGTCGGCGTATTCGCCACCACCGGCACGCTGGCCAGCCCCAAGTTCGCCGCGCTGGTGCAGCGCGAGGCGCCCGAAGTGCGCATTCTGCTCAGGCCCTGCCCGCAGTGGGTGCGGCTGGTGGAGCAAGGCATACTCTCCGGCCCCGAGGCCGAAGCCGCGGTGCAGGCGCCCGTGGCCGAACTGCGCCAGGCCGGCGCCGACGTGCTGGTGCTGGGCTGCACGCACTTTCCGTTTCTGCGAGACCTGATCCAGGCGGCGGCCGGTCCCGGCGTGCCGCTGCTGGAAACCGGCGCGCCGGTGGCGCGCTGGCTGCGCCATCAGTTGCAGGAACGCGGCCTGCTGCACGGGCAAGGCCCGGGCGAACTGCAGCTGGAAACCACCGGCGTGGCCAGCGCCCTGGCGGAACTGGCCAGCCGCCTGCTGGGGCAGCCGCTCAGTGCCGCAGCCACGCCGGAACGCTGGCGCTGA
- a CDS encoding LysR family transcriptional regulator, which translates to MASVDLRLLRYFLAVAEESHLTKAAARLGIRQPPLSQQIRVLEHELGVTLFHRLPRGMELTESGRALLEDARNIIALVDQAVDGVRRVSLGEAGRLTVGFTGSAAFHPFVPSVIRRFRESAPQVRLVLEESSTGELMEAVAEGRVDVAFIRGAYGPDRGVVMETVLEETMLAAFPADHPAVKGRVREHIALSELADESLILYRRHSGPGLYDAIIAACSAAGFSPRIAQEAPRMLSTLSLVAAGLGVSLVPASLRRVNIEGVVYVGVTHPAELRAPLNLIWRDAPMSGATRKLIDEALRHRDESEA; encoded by the coding sequence ATGGCATCCGTAGACCTGCGCCTGCTGCGCTACTTCCTGGCGGTGGCCGAGGAATCCCACCTGACCAAGGCCGCGGCCCGGCTCGGCATCCGCCAGCCGCCGCTCAGCCAGCAGATCCGCGTGCTTGAGCATGAACTGGGCGTCACGCTGTTTCACCGCCTGCCGCGCGGCATGGAGCTCACGGAAAGCGGCCGCGCGCTGCTCGAAGACGCCCGCAACATCATCGCGCTGGTGGACCAGGCCGTGGACGGCGTGCGCCGCGTGTCGCTGGGCGAGGCAGGCCGGCTGACCGTAGGCTTCACGGGGTCCGCCGCCTTCCATCCCTTCGTGCCTTCGGTCATCCGGCGTTTCCGGGAAAGCGCGCCGCAGGTGCGCCTGGTCCTGGAAGAAAGCAGCACCGGCGAACTGATGGAGGCCGTTGCCGAAGGGCGCGTGGATGTGGCCTTCATCCGGGGCGCCTATGGCCCCGACCGGGGCGTGGTGATGGAAACCGTGCTGGAGGAAACCATGCTGGCCGCGTTTCCCGCGGACCATCCCGCCGTCAAGGGCCGGGTGCGCGAACACATCGCGCTGTCCGAACTGGCCGACGAGTCGCTCATCCTGTACCGCCGCCACAGCGGCCCCGGCCTGTACGACGCCATCATCGCGGCCTGCAGCGCCGCCGGCTTCAGCCCGCGCATCGCGCAGGAAGCGCCGCGCATGCTGTCCACGCTGAGCCTGGTCGCCGCGGGCCTGGGTGTGTCGCTGGTGCCCGCGTCGCTGCGCCGCGTGAACATCGAGGGCGTGGTGTACGTCGGCGTGACCCACCCGGCGGAGCTGCGCGCGCCGCTGAACCTGATCTGGCGCGACGCCCCCATGTCCGGCGCCACCCGCAAGCTGATCGACGAGGCGCTGCGACATCGGGACGAGTCCGAGGCCTAA
- a CDS encoding chromate transporter, translated as MNAALSTSEAGLRPPPTCGQLFYGFLMLGLTAFGGALPLARRMVVEKHRWLSGAEFTELLGLCQFLPGGNIINLSVALGMKFRGPRGAFAALMGLILAPSIIVVMLGMVYDRFQNDPHIQHLFAGLAAAAAGLLISMAVKIGLPVVKRRDWLAGVVATACFIAIAVLRIPLLPTMAVLTPLSILMVWRQRR; from the coding sequence ATGAACGCAGCGCTTTCCACCTCAGAGGCCGGCCTCCGGCCTCCCCCCACTTGCGGGCAGTTGTTCTACGGATTCCTCATGCTGGGCCTGACCGCGTTTGGCGGCGCCTTGCCGCTGGCGCGCCGCATGGTCGTCGAAAAGCACCGCTGGCTGAGCGGCGCCGAGTTCACCGAGCTGCTGGGCCTGTGCCAGTTCCTGCCGGGCGGCAATATCATCAACCTGTCCGTGGCGCTGGGCATGAAATTCCGCGGCCCCCGCGGCGCCTTCGCGGCGCTGATGGGCCTGATCCTGGCGCCGTCGATCATCGTGGTCATGCTGGGCATGGTGTATGACCGGTTCCAGAACGACCCGCACATCCAGCACCTGTTCGCCGGCCTGGCCGCGGCGGCGGCGGGGCTGCTGATCTCGATGGCGGTGAAGATCGGCCTGCCGGTGGTCAAGCGCCGCGACTGGCTGGCCGGAGTCGTGGCCACCGCCTGTTTCATCGCCATCGCCGTGCTGCGCATCCCGCTCCTGCCGACCATGGCGGTGCTGACGCCGCTGAGCATCCTGATGGTCTGGAGGCAACGGCGATGA
- a CDS encoding chromate transporter, with protein sequence MIHTLIALVLIFSELSVLAFGGGNTILPEMQRQVVDVHGWMTAADFSALFALGQAAPGPNLMVVTLVGWHVAGWMGMLATTIAKFGPSSIITVIALGLWERFKDRPWRGVIQAGIFPMTVGLVAASAALITEASVHTWLLGAITVAVALLGSATRIHPLWLLFGGALVGLLGIG encoded by the coding sequence ATGATCCATACCCTGATTGCCCTGGTCCTGATCTTTTCGGAACTGTCGGTGCTGGCCTTCGGCGGCGGCAACACCATCCTGCCCGAGATGCAGCGCCAGGTCGTGGATGTCCACGGCTGGATGACGGCGGCGGACTTCTCCGCGCTGTTCGCGCTGGGCCAGGCCGCCCCGGGCCCCAACCTGATGGTGGTCACGCTGGTCGGGTGGCATGTGGCCGGCTGGATGGGCATGCTGGCCACGACGATCGCAAAGTTCGGGCCGTCCTCGATCATCACCGTCATCGCGCTGGGGCTGTGGGAACGGTTCAAGGACCGCCCGTGGCGCGGCGTCATCCAGGCGGGCATCTTCCCGATGACGGTGGGGCTGGTGGCGGCCAGCGCGGCGCTGATCACCGAGGCCTCGGTGCATACCTGGCTGCTGGGCGCCATCACCGTCGCGGTGGCGCTGCTGGGCAGCGCGACGCGCATTCATCCGCTGTGGCTGCTGTTCGGGGGCGCGCTGGTCGGTTTGCTCGGTATCGGTTAG
- a CDS encoding DUF1345 domain-containing protein, which translates to MPPPLKDDEAGPGSPSVERLPFFHAHRRLMLCAGLLLAVAGGLYAMGLSPSLAMLLGFDAGAIVFLVLTARVFGQTSPADMRAHAKQQDVGRTGVLWSSVALSCMVLVALWVELRAGSNAGALVDMLAAAATIVLSWLYMNMIYALHYAHGYYGHRNAMHKGLDFPGTEEPDYWDFAYFSLVLGMTFQVSDVQIVNRRLRRMALTHGVIAFFFNVFIIAISVNVAAGRA; encoded by the coding sequence ATGCCGCCACCGCTCAAGGACGACGAAGCCGGACCCGGCTCGCCCTCCGTCGAACGTTTGCCGTTCTTCCATGCGCACCGGCGCCTGATGCTGTGCGCCGGCCTGTTGCTGGCCGTGGCCGGGGGCCTGTACGCCATGGGCCTGTCACCCAGCCTGGCCATGCTGCTGGGCTTTGACGCCGGCGCGATCGTGTTCCTGGTGCTGACCGCCCGGGTGTTCGGCCAGACCAGCCCGGCCGACATGCGCGCCCATGCGAAGCAGCAGGACGTGGGGCGCACCGGCGTGCTGTGGAGCAGCGTGGCGCTGTCCTGCATGGTGCTGGTGGCCTTGTGGGTGGAGCTGCGCGCCGGCAGCAACGCGGGCGCCCTGGTCGATATGCTGGCCGCCGCCGCGACCATCGTGCTGTCCTGGCTGTACATGAACATGATCTACGCGCTGCACTATGCGCATGGCTATTACGGCCACCGTAACGCCATGCACAAGGGCCTGGATTTTCCGGGAACGGAAGAACCCGACTACTGGGACTTCGCGTATTTCTCGCTGGTGCTGGGCATGACGTTCCAGGTCTCGGACGTGCAGATCGTCAACCGCCGCCTGCGGCGCATGGCGCTGACGCATGGGGTCATCGCCTTTTTCTTCAATGTGTTCATCATCGCGATCAGCGTCAACGTGGCGGCGGGGAGGGCTTAG
- a CDS encoding TonB-dependent siderophore receptor: MQARSTAVSRAPLSPSRPRRLMLSLLGAFAWLSTSVHAAPVDIDIPPQSLAQALHELSRQAHLQVLYSQDLVEGLRSPGVQGRMEPAEALERLLEGRGIRYSIQNNSVTLTPQPLTATLPPVHVVGTLPDSETYVATVTTSGTKTDTPLIEVPQSISVVTAAQIREQNPQTLGDAVRYIPGIVVQEGFNRTDDPFIIRGFDVRTNPGVMFRDGLKVPLPHYSVMSEPFALDRIEVVKGPASVLYGQASPGGIVNVVSKRPTDTTLRELQLSGGSHDNKQLAGDFGGRIDEEGRLTYRLTGLVRNADTMIEHIPDDRLFLAPALTWRISPDTSLTLLASYMKNKTINNAGYPLEGSVLPNPNGRISRDRFTGEPDWSKWDQEVGNVGYQFAHRFNDTWQFRQNLNYAQSRNRVNHVYWNAWVPGSNFSTAERGAYRRDDDAHGVSVDNQFEAKWETGSFKQNVLFGLDYTETSFTRKQYAGANNLTPINFFHPVYGSSVVLPADPNTYTNETRSQVGLYLQDQIKFADKLVVVLGGRYDSADGKTLNKLTDRDTRSNDNAFTYRAGLLYLADNGLAPYISYSTSFQPQTGTTSPARGTTPFDPTEGKQWEAGVKYQPQGSNSFITASVFELTRTNVPTTDLDNPIYSVQEGEVRSRGVELSATANPVPGWNLIAAYTYTDAEVTKSNSNTLGRTPEAVPRNMASLWSDYTVQSGALAGVNVGAGVRYIGSSFNGANTAKVSDYTLFDVALRYDLGVRHPAFKGWTADLTVRNLFDKDYVATCTYACFFGESRTVLGRVTYKW; the protein is encoded by the coding sequence ATGCAAGCCAGATCGACCGCGGTCTCCCGCGCACCGCTTTCTCCATCCCGGCCCCGCCGCCTGATGCTGTCACTCCTGGGCGCCTTCGCCTGGCTCAGCACATCCGTGCACGCCGCGCCGGTGGACATCGACATCCCGCCCCAGAGCCTGGCGCAGGCGCTGCATGAGCTGAGCCGGCAGGCGCATCTGCAAGTGCTGTACAGCCAGGACCTGGTGGAAGGCTTGCGCAGCCCGGGCGTACAGGGCCGCATGGAACCTGCCGAGGCGCTCGAGCGCCTGCTGGAGGGCCGCGGCATCCGCTACTCGATCCAGAACAACTCGGTCACTTTGACCCCGCAACCGCTCACGGCCACACTGCCGCCGGTGCACGTGGTGGGCACGCTGCCCGATTCCGAAACCTATGTGGCCACGGTCACGACGTCCGGCACCAAGACGGATACCCCGCTGATCGAAGTGCCGCAATCGATCTCGGTGGTCACGGCCGCGCAGATCCGCGAACAGAACCCGCAGACACTGGGCGACGCGGTGCGCTACATCCCCGGCATTGTGGTGCAGGAAGGATTCAACCGTACCGATGATCCGTTCATCATCCGCGGCTTCGATGTACGCACTAACCCGGGCGTGATGTTCCGCGATGGCCTGAAAGTGCCGCTGCCGCACTACAGCGTGATGTCCGAGCCGTTTGCGCTTGATCGTATCGAGGTGGTGAAGGGCCCCGCGTCGGTGCTGTATGGCCAGGCCTCGCCGGGGGGGATCGTCAATGTGGTCTCGAAGCGGCCGACCGACACCACGCTGCGCGAGTTGCAGCTCAGCGGCGGCTCGCACGACAACAAGCAGCTGGCCGGCGACTTCGGTGGCCGCATTGACGAAGAAGGCCGCCTCACCTATCGGCTGACGGGCCTGGTGCGCAATGCCGACACCATGATCGAACATATCCCGGACGATCGCCTCTTTCTGGCGCCGGCGCTCACCTGGCGCATCAGCCCGGACACCTCGCTGACCCTGTTGGCGAGCTACATGAAGAACAAGACGATCAATAACGCCGGCTATCCGCTGGAGGGCTCGGTCCTCCCGAATCCGAACGGCCGCATCTCGCGCGACCGCTTCACCGGCGAACCGGATTGGAGCAAATGGGACCAGGAAGTGGGCAATGTGGGATATCAGTTCGCGCATCGCTTCAACGATACCTGGCAGTTCAGGCAGAACCTGAACTATGCCCAGTCGCGCAACCGCGTGAATCATGTGTACTGGAACGCCTGGGTGCCCGGCAGCAATTTCTCCACTGCCGAGCGCGGCGCCTACCGGCGCGATGACGATGCGCACGGTGTAAGCGTCGACAACCAGTTCGAGGCCAAGTGGGAAACCGGCAGCTTCAAGCAGAACGTGCTGTTCGGGCTGGATTACACCGAGACCTCGTTCACGCGCAAGCAGTACGCCGGCGCCAACAACCTGACGCCCATCAACTTCTTCCATCCAGTGTATGGCTCCAGCGTGGTGCTGCCGGCCGATCCAAACACCTACACCAACGAGACACGCAGCCAGGTCGGCTTGTATTTGCAGGACCAGATAAAGTTTGCCGACAAACTGGTGGTGGTGCTGGGCGGCCGCTACGACAGCGCCGACGGCAAGACGCTGAACAAGCTCACCGACCGCGACACGCGTTCCAACGACAACGCGTTCACGTATCGCGCCGGCCTGCTCTATCTGGCGGACAACGGACTGGCCCCGTACATCAGCTATTCGACCTCATTCCAGCCGCAGACCGGCACCACCTCGCCCGCGCGCGGCACCACGCCGTTCGACCCGACCGAGGGCAAACAGTGGGAAGCGGGCGTGAAGTATCAACCCCAAGGCTCGAACTCGTTCATCACGGCCTCCGTGTTCGAGCTCACGCGCACGAACGTTCCCACGACCGATCTGGATAATCCCATTTACAGCGTGCAGGAAGGCGAAGTCCGTTCGCGCGGGGTGGAGCTGTCCGCCACCGCCAATCCGGTGCCGGGCTGGAACCTGATCGCCGCCTACACCTACACGGACGCGGAGGTCACCAAGAGCAATTCGAACACGCTGGGCCGAACGCCCGAAGCCGTGCCGCGCAACATGGCTTCGCTCTGGTCCGACTACACGGTCCAGTCCGGAGCGCTCGCGGGCGTGAACGTCGGCGCGGGTGTTCGCTACATCGGATCTTCCTTCAACGGCGCCAATACCGCCAAGGTCAGCGATTACACGCTGTTCGACGTGGCCCTGCGCTATGACCTCGGCGTGCGCCATCCGGCATTCAAGGGCTGGACGGCCGACCTGACCGTACGCAACCTGTTCGACAAGGACTATGTGGCCACTTGCACCTACGCCTGCTTCTTCGGCGAAAGCCGGACCGTGCTCGGCCGGGTTACGTACAAGTGGTAG
- a CDS encoding FecR family protein, protein MAVPPTTLPGKQDDLLTEQAVEWCVRMQDESCSEQDRATLQAWLDADPRHAREYDAVRDLCVLARDLPADSRAASLPVPPMRRPVARRALIACALGLACWAAGWWFTLLPSAYHRYASSGQMTTVTLTDGTEVDMNIDTAMVYRNYRDTRRVRLSDGEAYFRVSHDAGHPFVVEAGRGTITVTGTAFNVWKSGDTVIVTLLEGSVDLRTGETGRKMSLRPLTQARYSERGEPQTRTVGGAESAAWRNGKLVLDNTTLRDAIMQINRYLPAPDRYSSVDPAIAGLRLGGTYDVRNVAELARALPEILPVRTVRRADGSLTLVASPPK, encoded by the coding sequence ATGGCCGTCCCTCCCACGACTCTCCCCGGCAAACAGGATGACCTCCTGACCGAGCAGGCCGTCGAATGGTGCGTGCGCATGCAAGACGAATCCTGTTCCGAACAGGATCGCGCGACATTGCAGGCGTGGCTCGACGCGGACCCGCGTCATGCCCGCGAATATGATGCCGTGCGCGATCTGTGTGTTCTCGCGCGGGACCTGCCCGCGGACTCCAGGGCTGCGTCCCTGCCCGTGCCGCCAATGCGCCGTCCTGTCGCCCGCCGGGCGCTCATCGCCTGCGCGCTGGGCTTGGCCTGCTGGGCCGCGGGCTGGTGGTTCACGCTGCTGCCTAGCGCCTACCACCGCTACGCGAGCAGCGGACAGATGACCACCGTCACGCTGACCGACGGCACCGAGGTCGACATGAACATCGACACCGCCATGGTGTATCGCAACTACCGCGATACCCGGCGCGTGCGCCTGAGCGACGGCGAAGCGTATTTCCGGGTCTCGCACGACGCCGGGCATCCCTTCGTGGTGGAGGCGGGCCGAGGCACGATCACCGTCACCGGCACCGCGTTCAATGTCTGGAAATCGGGCGATACCGTCATCGTTACCCTGCTTGAGGGCAGCGTCGACCTGCGCACCGGCGAGACCGGCAGGAAGATGAGCCTGCGACCACTGACCCAGGCGCGCTACAGCGAGCGCGGCGAGCCCCAGACCCGCACCGTCGGCGGCGCCGAGTCGGCCGCCTGGCGCAACGGCAAGCTGGTGCTCGACAACACCACGCTGCGCGACGCCATCATGCAGATCAACCGGTACCTGCCCGCCCCCGACCGCTACTCCTCGGTCGATCCCGCCATCGCCGGGCTGCGCCTGGGCGGCACCTACGATGTGCGCAACGTTGCCGAGCTGGCCCGGGCGCTGCCCGAGATTCTTCCGGTCCGCACCGTACGCCGCGCCGATGGCAGCCTGACCCTGGTAGCCAGCCCTCCGAAATGA
- a CDS encoding sigma-70 family RNA polymerase sigma factor — MEQYYKDLLRFLGRKLGDAHDAADVAQEAYARVLDRNANCAIAQPRAFLFRAALNLCTDLHRSRRGAQPLPLDAEADAVRCEAPLQDELLYRRQQLVRLERALHELPSACRRAFLMRQVEGMSHNEIARSLGISTDMVNKHLTRALRHCRTRMRAWESIDP; from the coding sequence ATGGAGCAGTACTACAAAGATCTGTTGCGATTCCTTGGACGCAAGCTCGGCGACGCGCACGACGCCGCCGACGTGGCCCAGGAGGCCTATGCGCGTGTGCTGGACCGCAATGCGAACTGCGCCATCGCCCAGCCGCGGGCGTTCCTGTTTCGTGCCGCGCTCAATCTTTGCACCGACCTGCATCGCAGCCGCCGCGGAGCTCAACCGCTGCCGCTCGACGCCGAGGCGGACGCCGTGAGGTGCGAGGCGCCGCTGCAAGATGAACTGCTGTATCGCCGTCAGCAATTGGTGCGCCTGGAGCGGGCCTTGCACGAACTTCCGTCAGCCTGCCGGCGCGCTTTTCTGATGCGTCAGGTCGAGGGCATGTCCCACAATGAAATCGCCCGGAGTCTGGGGATTTCCACTGACATGGTGAACAAACACCTCACGCGCGCGCTGCGGCATTGCCGCACCCGCATGCGCGCCTGGGAGAGTATTGATCCGTGA